One Methylosarcina fibrata AML-C10 DNA segment encodes these proteins:
- the hflC gene encoding protease modulator HflC, giving the protein MTLSGRFLLVAAVSALLLFLSAYTVDQTEQVIITQFGRPVGQPITEPGLNFKLPLIQQVNRFDKRYLAWDGPMVEMSTKDKTYVQVDTFARWRITDPMRYYLRLRDERSAQSRLEDILGSETRTAIARHELIEVVRSDKERIPLPDENVSGALLEEGTLGLLRPIRVGRLAIEKQVFQAAAPKLAEFGIELLDVRFKRINYNQEVLERIYQRMISERLQIAQRFRSEGEGEAARISGKKDRDINEIESMAYKRVQEIRGEADAKATEIYAKAYTQKPEAAEFFRFLKSMETYRQIIDRDSTIVLSTDSDLYALLKRIQRKPPDD; this is encoded by the coding sequence ATGACCCTGTCCGGACGCTTTTTACTCGTTGCCGCCGTTAGCGCCCTTCTCCTTTTTTTGTCGGCGTATACGGTCGATCAGACCGAACAGGTGATCATCACGCAGTTCGGCCGGCCCGTCGGCCAACCGATCACCGAGCCCGGCCTGAACTTCAAGCTGCCTTTGATACAGCAGGTCAACCGCTTCGACAAACGCTATCTGGCCTGGGACGGACCGATGGTCGAAATGTCGACCAAGGACAAGACCTACGTGCAGGTCGACACCTTCGCACGCTGGCGCATCACCGACCCGATGCGCTATTACCTGAGGCTCAGGGACGAACGCAGCGCCCAATCCCGGCTGGAGGATATCCTGGGCAGCGAAACCCGCACCGCGATCGCCCGGCACGAGCTGATTGAAGTCGTCCGCTCGGACAAAGAACGCATCCCGCTGCCGGATGAAAACGTCAGCGGCGCGCTGCTGGAGGAAGGGACGCTCGGCTTGCTGCGCCCCATCCGCGTCGGCCGGCTGGCGATCGAAAAGCAGGTGTTCCAGGCCGCCGCTCCGAAGCTGGCCGAATTCGGCATCGAGCTGCTCGACGTCCGCTTCAAACGCATCAATTACAACCAGGAAGTGCTGGAACGCATCTATCAGCGGATGATCAGCGAACGCTTGCAGATCGCGCAGAGGTTCCGCTCCGAAGGAGAAGGCGAAGCCGCAAGAATTTCCGGCAAGAAGGACCGCGACATCAACGAGATCGAATCGATGGCTTATAAGCGCGTGCAGGAAATCCGGGGAGAAGCCGACGCCAAGGCCACGGAAATTTACGCCAAAGCCTATACGCAAAAACCCGAAGCGGCCGAATTTTTCCGCTTTCTGAAAAGCATGGAGACCTACCGCCAAATCATCGATCGCGATTCGACGATCGTCTTGTCGACGGACAGCGATCTCTATGCGTTGTTGAAGCGGATTCAGCGAAAGCCTCCGGACGATTAG
- a CDS encoding ABC transporter permease — translation MIVLWTDSLIFALIAVLTGLAVYLHGHEPFRRPLQKVAGSRSGMISLVVLLFFVVIGLLDSVHFRPQTGVDHDIISLLDYWATPLRQQGEKTYSAPFAVTLYSKEMTTQADGSTRWDYPRLQYGGRHLANPETDRWPDILQKSLYGFFQGASLFVFFMVLLWTILKERCRNALTGATAKAVWATVFILVSLSYMLCYLSGYYHVLGTDKVGEDVFYQSIKSIRTGLVIGTLTTLVMLPLAVVFGILAGYFRGWIDDVIQYVYTTLNSIPSVLLIAASILMVQVYMANHEEDFTSVVVRADMRLLFLCLILGVTSWTGLCRLLRGETLKLREMEYVQAATALGVGQGMILLRHILPNVMHIVLISVVLDFSSLVLAEAVLSYINIGVDPTTYSWGNMINGARLEMAREPIVWWSLSAAFVFMFTLVLAANLFADAVQEAFDPRRSGRE, via the coding sequence ATGATCGTTTTATGGACCGACTCCCTGATATTCGCCTTGATCGCCGTCCTGACCGGGCTGGCGGTTTACCTGCACGGCCACGAACCGTTCAGACGGCCTTTGCAAAAAGTCGCCGGCAGTCGGTCCGGCATGATTTCTCTGGTCGTACTTTTATTCTTCGTCGTCATCGGCCTTTTGGATTCGGTGCATTTTCGCCCCCAAACCGGGGTGGACCACGACATCATCAGTTTACTGGATTACTGGGCGACTCCGCTTCGGCAACAGGGGGAAAAAACCTATTCGGCGCCGTTTGCCGTTACCCTTTACAGCAAGGAAATGACGACTCAAGCGGACGGCAGCACCCGCTGGGATTATCCAAGGCTGCAATACGGCGGCCGGCATCTGGCCAATCCCGAAACCGACCGATGGCCCGACATCTTACAAAAATCGCTGTACGGTTTCTTCCAGGGCGCCAGCCTTTTTGTTTTTTTCATGGTCTTGCTGTGGACCATCCTGAAAGAGCGCTGCCGGAACGCGCTCACCGGCGCCACCGCCAAGGCGGTGTGGGCCACGGTATTCATTCTGGTATCCCTCTCATACATGCTCTGTTATCTGTCCGGCTATTATCACGTGCTGGGCACGGATAAAGTCGGCGAAGACGTTTTCTATCAATCGATCAAGAGCATCCGGACCGGCCTCGTGATCGGCACACTGACCACGCTGGTCATGCTGCCTCTGGCCGTCGTTTTCGGCATCCTGGCCGGTTATTTCCGGGGCTGGATCGACGACGTGATTCAGTACGTTTACACCACACTCAATTCCATTCCCAGCGTCCTGCTGATTGCGGCCTCGATTCTGATGGTGCAGGTGTACATGGCCAATCATGAAGAAGACTTTACCAGCGTCGTCGTGCGCGCCGACATGCGCCTGCTGTTTCTGTGCCTGATTCTCGGCGTGACCAGTTGGACCGGGCTGTGTCGGCTGCTTCGCGGGGAAACCCTGAAGCTCAGGGAGATGGAATACGTGCAGGCCGCGACGGCTCTGGGCGTCGGTCAGGGCATGATTCTTTTGCGCCATATCCTGCCCAACGTCATGCACATCGTGCTGATCTCCGTCGTGCTGGATTTCAGTTCGCTGGTGCTGGCGGAAGCGGTTTTGTCCTACATCAATATCGGGGTCGATCCGACCACTTACAGTTGGGGCAACATGATCAACGGAGCGCGTCTGGAAATGGCCCGGGAGCCGATCGTATGGTGGTCCTTGTCCGCCGCCTTCGTGTTCATGTTCACGCTGGTTCTGGCCGCCAACCTGTTCGCCGACGCCGTACAGGAGGCGTTTGACCCGAGACGAAGCGGAAGAGAGTAA
- a CDS encoding exosortase system-associated protein, TIGR04073 family, with amino-acid sequence MNKKNLFTAGVLAGALLSGPSAYADEPRQDYLSRFSSKVSQGFFNTTTGFIEVPKNIINISHDQNIFVGFTWGLLRGAVHAVSRSLVGVGELITSPIPTDDYITPPYVWDRFSEDTRYFGAHYPGFWTTYGPLDDGDD; translated from the coding sequence ATGAACAAAAAAAACCTCTTTACCGCCGGCGTTCTGGCCGGCGCCTTATTGTCAGGGCCGTCGGCTTACGCCGATGAGCCGCGGCAGGATTATCTGTCCCGGTTTTCCTCCAAAGTCAGCCAGGGCTTCTTCAATACCACCACCGGTTTTATCGAAGTGCCCAAGAACATCATCAACATCAGTCACGATCAAAACATCTTCGTCGGCTTTACCTGGGGACTTCTGCGCGGCGCAGTGCACGCGGTCAGCCGGTCCCTGGTCGGCGTCGGCGAACTGATCACCTCGCCCATCCCGACCGACGACTATATAACGCCTCCTTACGTGTGGGACCGTTTCAGCGAAGATACCCGCTATTTCGGCGCGCATTATCCGGGTTTCTGGACCACCTACGGACCGCTGGACGACGGCGACGACTAA
- a CDS encoding Uma2 family endonuclease, with translation MTKPAERYATYEDLLDLPEHVIGEIIHGQLITQPRPAPRHALASSGIGMKFGDPYQFGRGGPGGWWILDEPELHLGPNVLVPDLAGWRRERLPTLPDEAFFSLAPDWICEVLSPGTARTDRAVKMPLYAATQVNWLWLIDPDLRTLEVYSLSESHWLLEATYKDDDPVRAAPFAEVMLRLDDLWVPQAPEGT, from the coding sequence ATGACCAAACCAGCTGAGCGCTACGCTACTTACGAAGATTTGCTTGATCTGCCCGAGCACGTGATCGGTGAAATCATTCACGGTCAACTGATCACCCAGCCCCGGCCGGCGCCGAGACACGCATTGGCCAGTTCCGGCATCGGCATGAAATTCGGCGATCCATATCAATTCGGCCGCGGCGGCCCCGGCGGCTGGTGGATTCTGGACGAGCCGGAACTGCATTTGGGGCCGAACGTCCTGGTTCCCGACCTGGCCGGATGGCGCCGGGAACGCTTGCCGACGTTGCCCGACGAAGCATTTTTCAGTCTCGCGCCGGACTGGATCTGCGAAGTATTATCGCCCGGCACCGCCCGCACCGACCGTGCGGTCAAAATGCCGCTTTACGCCGCCACGCAGGTCAACTGGCTGTGGCTGATCGACCCCGATCTTCGTACTCTGGAAGTTTACTCCTTGTCGGAGAGTCACTGGCTGCTCGAAGCCACCTATAAAGACGACGACCCAGTCCGTGCGGCGCCGTTCGCGGAAGTCATGTTGCGGCTGGATGACTTGTGGGTGCCGCAGGCGCCGGAAGGGACGTGA
- a CDS encoding pyrophosphate--fructose-6-phosphate 1-phosphotransferase, protein MNKPKKVAILTAGGLAPCLNSAIGSLIERYTEIDPSIEIICYRSGYKGLLLGDSIQVTPAIREKAGLLQRFGGSAIGNSRVKLTNVKDCIKRGLVQEGQDPQKVAADQLVKDGVDVLHTIGGDDTNTAAADLAAFLAKNNYGLTVIGLPKTVDNDVFPIRQSLGAWTAAEQGARYFWNVVAENNSNPRMLIVHEVMGRNCGWLTAATAQEYRKLLDRAEWLPEIGLDRAAFEVHGVFVPEMGIDLAAEAKRLRGVMDKVDCVNIFVSEGAGVEAIVAEMQAKGQEVPRDAFGHIKLDAVNPGKWFGEQFAQMIGAEKTLVQKSGYFARASAANAEDIRLIKSCADLAVECAMRREPGVIGHDEDRNNVLRAIEFPRIKGGKPFDIDLAWFTRTLGEIGQAKGKKVEVAH, encoded by the coding sequence ATGAATAAACCCAAAAAAGTCGCAATATTGACCGCGGGCGGATTAGCGCCCTGCCTTAATTCGGCGATCGGCAGCCTGATCGAGCGCTACACCGAAATCGACCCTTCGATTGAAATCATCTGCTACCGCAGCGGTTATAAAGGATTGCTGCTGGGCGACTCGATCCAGGTTACTCCGGCCATTCGGGAAAAAGCCGGCCTGCTGCAACGCTTCGGCGGTTCCGCGATCGGCAACAGCCGGGTCAAACTGACCAACGTCAAGGACTGTATCAAGCGTGGACTGGTGCAGGAAGGACAGGATCCGCAAAAAGTGGCCGCCGACCAGTTGGTTAAGGACGGCGTCGACGTTTTGCACACCATCGGCGGGGACGATACCAATACTGCGGCGGCCGATCTGGCGGCTTTTCTGGCCAAAAACAATTACGGCCTGACCGTGATCGGGCTGCCGAAAACGGTCGACAACGATGTTTTCCCGATTCGCCAGTCGCTCGGCGCCTGGACCGCCGCCGAGCAGGGCGCGCGCTATTTCTGGAACGTCGTGGCCGAAAACAACTCCAACCCGCGCATGCTGATCGTGCATGAAGTCATGGGCCGCAACTGCGGCTGGCTGACCGCCGCGACCGCGCAGGAATACCGCAAGCTGCTGGACCGCGCCGAGTGGCTGCCCGAAATCGGACTGGACCGCGCCGCTTTCGAAGTGCACGGCGTGTTCGTTCCGGAAATGGGCATCGACCTGGCGGCCGAAGCCAAGCGGCTGCGCGGCGTGATGGACAAGGTCGATTGCGTGAACATCTTCGTTTCCGAAGGCGCCGGCGTCGAGGCGATCGTCGCCGAAATGCAGGCCAAAGGCCAGGAAGTGCCGCGCGATGCCTTCGGCCATATCAAACTGGACGCGGTCAATCCGGGCAAATGGTTCGGCGAGCAGTTCGCCCAGATGATCGGCGCCGAAAAAACGCTGGTGCAAAAATCCGGCTATTTTGCGCGCGCTTCCGCCGCCAACGCCGAAGACATTCGGCTGATCAAATCCTGCGCCGATCTGGCCGTGGAATGCGCCATGCGCCGGGAGCCCGGCGTCATCGGCCACGACGAAGACCGCAACAACGTGTTGCGTGCCATCGAATTCCCTCGCATCAAGGGCGGCAAGCCTTTCGATATCGATTTGGCCTGGTTCACCCGGACGCTGGGCGAAATCGGCCAGGCCAAGGGCAAAAAGGTCGAGGTAGCGCATTAA
- a CDS encoding nSTAND1 domain-containing NTPase: MVAAVKYDVFLSCCRQDHPQVSALADKLKAQNLRVYFERWQMPAGVPWPQELGRILASCASVAICLGRGEMDSWQQREVHFALERKKSDADFPIIPVLLPGSQPALNLLGLKLWIDLRQGLEQSLPFTLLAAAIRRRPLGHDFQARIRETLDGLSPYKGLAYYREEDAAFFYGREEAAARLVELVRRRHWTAVVGNSGSGKSSLIRAGLLPALRHAVKEPWEIVMLVPGDRPLFNLTAAFMPLLYPGFDDEKRAVKLNEQRELLAGQPAQLKNWITTISRIQSFPCRFLLVVDPWEELYRLPRREHGGEKETLAFIDALLAATEAKVLSVVLAVRADSTGQLLGYRPLADRLQDGWLSLGPMSGAELRLAVEKPAERVGADFEDGLVAQLLNDAARVEPDSLPLLSFVLARLWRDPERRGGSMRLQSYAALQGMAGALHQAAEGAYRVLSGPDQAIAKQVMTQLAQSRQGMADAAGRKKLSEFGSEAVPVIRQLADGGLLAIVREFEEAEESVEPAHEALIRQWRRIGSWLIEGRQFAVWREKLGCTRASGEILSGYALAEARRWQDLRKNELGNEELKFIDQSYRQKVVRQIKLGTAIGLPFGLIAWFALWVGGEELLTPKLGLYVLLADAGITSFIEPDMVDIPPGEASEQKGNSLAFTMGPGAHEKDADKIEFPPHRVTLSKPFRMSRYEITFDQYQVFAYSVEKDGGCSNKHKVETDRVQDEKWGRGRRPAINVSWKDALCYAEWLSKKTGSETPYRLPTEAEWEFAARAGTGSAYWWGDTIGKQMAVCDGCGSDWQGKNERRQTAEVDDPAFKPNGWGLYHTSGNVWEWVQDCWHENYEAAPSDGSAWDGRNNGNCGRRVLRGGSWADTPIGLRSAYRYKLNADYRYYNIGFRLAQD, encoded by the coding sequence ATGGTTGCCGCAGTTAAATACGACGTTTTCCTGAGCTGTTGCCGGCAGGATCATCCGCAAGTCAGCGCTCTGGCGGACAAGCTCAAAGCGCAAAACCTTCGGGTGTATTTCGAGCGGTGGCAGATGCCGGCGGGCGTGCCGTGGCCTCAGGAACTCGGCCGGATTCTGGCTTCCTGCGCTTCCGTTGCGATTTGTCTCGGGCGGGGAGAGATGGATTCGTGGCAACAGCGGGAGGTTCATTTTGCGCTGGAAAGGAAAAAATCGGACGCCGATTTTCCGATCATTCCGGTGCTGTTGCCGGGCTCGCAGCCGGCGCTGAATCTGTTGGGCTTGAAGCTTTGGATCGATCTGCGGCAGGGGCTGGAGCAGTCCTTGCCGTTCACTCTGCTGGCGGCGGCCATTCGCCGCCGTCCTCTGGGCCATGATTTTCAGGCCCGGATTAGGGAAACCCTGGACGGTTTGAGCCCCTATAAAGGCCTGGCTTATTATCGGGAAGAAGACGCCGCCTTTTTTTACGGCCGGGAAGAGGCCGCCGCCAGACTCGTCGAACTCGTCCGGCGCCGCCATTGGACCGCGGTCGTCGGTAATTCCGGCAGCGGCAAATCTTCCCTGATCAGGGCCGGCTTGCTGCCAGCGCTGCGGCATGCGGTCAAAGAGCCTTGGGAAATCGTGATGCTGGTGCCGGGCGACAGGCCGCTGTTCAATTTGACCGCGGCGTTCATGCCGCTTCTTTATCCCGGCTTTGACGATGAAAAACGGGCCGTCAAGCTGAACGAACAACGAGAGCTTCTGGCCGGCCAGCCGGCCCAGCTTAAAAACTGGATCACGACGATCAGCCGGATTCAATCCTTTCCCTGCCGATTTTTACTGGTCGTGGACCCATGGGAAGAATTATACCGGTTGCCCCGACGCGAACACGGCGGGGAAAAGGAAACTTTGGCCTTTATCGATGCCTTGCTGGCGGCAACGGAGGCCAAAGTATTGTCGGTCGTATTGGCGGTCCGCGCCGATTCGACGGGGCAATTGCTCGGTTATCGGCCGTTGGCCGATCGCCTGCAGGACGGCTGGCTCAGTCTCGGACCGATGAGCGGCGCCGAATTGCGCCTAGCGGTCGAAAAGCCGGCCGAACGCGTGGGCGCCGATTTCGAGGACGGACTGGTGGCGCAATTACTGAACGATGCCGCCAGGGTTGAACCGGACAGCCTGCCTTTGCTGAGCTTTGTCCTGGCGCGGTTGTGGCGCGACCCGGAGCGCCGCGGCGGCAGTATGCGCCTTCAGAGTTATGCCGCTTTGCAGGGAATGGCGGGCGCTTTGCACCAGGCCGCCGAGGGAGCTTACCGTGTACTTTCCGGTCCCGACCAAGCAATAGCAAAGCAGGTAATGACGCAACTGGCGCAAAGCAGGCAGGGAATGGCCGACGCCGCCGGACGAAAAAAACTGTCCGAATTCGGCTCGGAGGCGGTGCCGGTCATTCGACAGTTGGCCGACGGCGGACTGCTGGCGATCGTCAGAGAATTCGAAGAAGCCGAGGAATCGGTCGAACCGGCTCATGAAGCGCTGATCCGGCAGTGGCGGCGGATCGGAAGCTGGCTGATCGAGGGCCGGCAATTCGCCGTCTGGCGCGAAAAACTCGGCTGCACCAGGGCGTCCGGGGAAATACTGAGCGGTTATGCTCTGGCCGAAGCCCGGCGCTGGCAGGACCTCAGAAAAAACGAGCTCGGTAACGAGGAACTGAAATTCATCGATCAAAGTTATCGGCAGAAGGTCGTCCGGCAGATCAAGCTGGGGACCGCGATAGGGCTTCCTTTCGGCCTGATCGCCTGGTTCGCGCTTTGGGTGGGCGGCGAAGAACTGTTGACGCCCAAACTGGGACTGTACGTCTTGCTGGCCGACGCCGGCATCACATCTTTTATCGAGCCCGACATGGTCGACATTCCGCCCGGTGAGGCATCGGAGCAAAAAGGAAATAGCCTGGCTTTTACGATGGGTCCCGGGGCTCATGAGAAAGACGCCGATAAAATCGAATTTCCGCCGCACCGGGTGACTTTAAGCAAGCCTTTCCGCATGAGCCGTTACGAGATTACGTTCGATCAGTATCAGGTGTTCGCCTATTCGGTCGAAAAGGACGGAGGGTGCTCGAACAAGCACAAGGTGGAAACCGACAGGGTTCAAGATGAAAAATGGGGTCGCGGCCGCCGCCCCGCCATCAATGTCAGTTGGAAAGACGCACTCTGTTACGCCGAATGGCTGTCGAAAAAAACCGGATCGGAAACGCCTTACCGCCTTCCGACCGAGGCCGAATGGGAATTCGCGGCGCGGGCCGGAACGGGGTCGGCCTATTGGTGGGGCGATACGATAGGGAAACAAATGGCGGTCTGCGACGGCTGCGGAAGCGACTGGCAAGGCAAAAACGAACGCCGGCAGACCGCCGAAGTGGACGATCCCGCCTTCAAACCCAACGGCTGGGGACTTTATCATACCAGCGGCAATGTTTGGGAATGGGTGCAGGATTGCTGGCATGAAAATTACGAGGCGGCTCCTTCGGACGGTTCCGCCTGGGATGGGCGGAATAACGGCAATTGCGGCCGGCGCGTCTTGCGCGGGGGCTCCTGGGCCGATACGCCGATAGGGCTACGCTCGGCCTACCGTTACAAGCTTAATGCCGATTACCGCTATTACAACATCGGCTTTCGTCTCGCTCAGGACTGA
- a CDS encoding MBL fold metallo-hydrolase has product MIFKQLFDPETWTYTYLIGDPAGKEAVLIDPVKSHIDEYIALLQEHGLTLKYSLETHVHADHITASGLLRQRLGSETGVSQLCGAEGASLQLQDGDLLEFGAGEKIKVISTPGHTKGSVSFLWRDRVFTGDSLFIGGCGRTDFQSGDPGALYDCITQRLFTLPDETLVYPGHDYQQHWVSSIMQERTTNPRLAGKTREQFIDIMNNLNLPRPRLIDEAVPANRYCGLDENERQDAIVRRETTRPARHETTAQDLVAEAKQHITEISPARARELIKEGHVTVVDVREESEYAAGHVDKAVPLPRGVLEFKIGNVPELSDKSKAVVLYCRTGGRSALAAQTLQNLGYHNVLSIAGGYEAWQKSA; this is encoded by the coding sequence ATGATTTTCAAGCAATTATTCGACCCAGAAACCTGGACCTACACGTATTTGATCGGCGACCCGGCCGGCAAGGAAGCGGTCCTGATCGACCCGGTCAAATCCCATATCGACGAATACATCGCCCTGCTGCAAGAGCACGGCCTGACGTTGAAATACTCTCTGGAAACGCACGTGCATGCCGACCACATCACGGCGAGCGGCCTGTTGCGTCAGCGCCTGGGCTCGGAAACCGGCGTAAGCCAGTTATGCGGCGCGGAAGGCGCAAGCCTGCAATTGCAGGACGGCGACCTGCTCGAATTCGGCGCCGGCGAGAAAATTAAAGTCATCTCGACGCCCGGACACACTAAAGGCAGCGTGTCCTTTTTATGGCGCGACCGGGTGTTTACCGGCGACTCCCTGTTTATCGGCGGCTGCGGCCGGACCGATTTTCAGAGCGGCGATCCCGGTGCCCTGTACGACTGCATCACCCAGCGCCTGTTCACGCTGCCGGACGAAACCCTGGTGTATCCGGGCCACGACTATCAACAACACTGGGTCAGCAGCATCATGCAGGAGCGCACCACCAATCCCCGTCTGGCAGGCAAAACGCGCGAACAGTTCATTGATATCATGAACAATCTGAATCTGCCGAGGCCCCGGTTGATCGATGAAGCGGTGCCGGCCAACCGTTACTGCGGACTCGACGAAAACGAGCGGCAGGACGCCATTGTCCGGAGAGAAACGACCCGTCCGGCGCGCCACGAAACCACGGCGCAGGATCTGGTGGCGGAAGCCAAACAGCACATCACCGAAATTTCGCCCGCCCGTGCCAGAGAACTTATCAAGGAAGGCCACGTGACGGTGGTCGACGTGCGCGAGGAAAGCGAATACGCCGCAGGTCACGTCGACAAAGCCGTGCCGTTGCCACGCGGCGTTCTGGAATTCAAAATCGGCAACGTGCCGGAACTTTCGGACAAGTCGAAAGCCGTGGTTCTTTACTGCCGCACCGGCGGCCGCTCGGCGCTGGCCGCGCAAACCCTGCAGAACCTCGGCTATCACAACGTGCTGTCGATCGCCGGCGGCTACGAAGCCTGGCAAAAAAGTGCCTGA
- a CDS encoding OmpA family protein, with amino-acid sequence MNKPLISLPCAVLAAVLAGCTEPPHKDVPLLTSEIDAVVAGHYGQSIYHEEMAEEALEDAAEVLDHWKNDEYWNIDEGEKAVNAARTAAKHRFESEKALCRWLTAVHGPNHHQAEVGHQAAAFFKTGSAVPFKINQDEIAVLGRFLQTHPDASADVTAYTDTVGSAQSNQNLAERRASEVSRLLIQQGARPEQLRVQAMGEAEGPDNTANQHHRVVMMSTIHPAYQDCAGLK; translated from the coding sequence ATGAACAAACCATTAATTTCTCTGCCCTGCGCGGTGCTGGCGGCCGTACTTGCCGGCTGTACGGAGCCCCCGCACAAAGACGTTCCCTTATTGACTTCGGAAATCGATGCCGTTGTCGCCGGCCATTACGGCCAGTCCATTTATCACGAGGAAATGGCCGAAGAAGCTCTGGAGGACGCCGCGGAGGTTCTGGATCACTGGAAAAACGACGAATACTGGAACATAGATGAAGGCGAAAAAGCGGTCAACGCTGCGCGCACCGCCGCCAAGCACCGATTCGAATCGGAAAAGGCGCTGTGCCGGTGGCTGACGGCCGTGCACGGCCCTAACCATCATCAGGCCGAAGTGGGTCATCAGGCCGCCGCCTTCTTCAAAACCGGCAGCGCCGTGCCGTTTAAAATCAACCAGGATGAAATCGCCGTCCTCGGCCGATTTCTGCAAACGCATCCCGATGCGTCCGCCGACGTGACCGCCTACACCGATACGGTGGGCAGTGCGCAAAGTAATCAGAATCTGGCGGAAAGAAGAGCGAGCGAGGTCAGCCGGTTGCTGATTCAACAAGGAGCCAGGCCGGAACAGCTTCGAGTGCAGGCTATGGGCGAGGCGGAAGGTCCGGACAATACGGCCAACCAGCACCATCGCGTAGTGATGATGAGCACCATTCATCCTGCATATCAGGATTGCGCCGGCTTGAAATAA
- the hflK gene encoding FtsH protease activity modulator HflK, with product MENEKSLAERLAALPVSPAAALTVFLVLIGLWTSFFTIPAESEGIVLRFGKYIDKVPSGLHSKLPFGIDSVVAVPTQRQQKLEFGFSTPGYTNPDQPGTEAALEKSMVTGDLNSALVEWIVQYRITEPEVYLFEVREPGQTLRDLSEAVMREVVGDRTVDEIITIGRQEIEDSVLSRMQELARRYRLGVTINQVQLKNVNPPVPVQPSFNEVNRAQQDRENLINLANGEYNKAVPRARGAADQKIREAEGYRFKRINEAEGDARAFTTVLEQYVKAPDVTRTRIYLETLGQVLPQARQQIIVDDKVQQILPFLSSPSDLPVSPK from the coding sequence TTGGAGAATGAAAAATCCCTGGCGGAACGGTTAGCCGCCCTGCCTGTTTCGCCGGCGGCCGCCTTAACCGTTTTCCTGGTTTTGATCGGCCTGTGGACCTCTTTCTTCACGATTCCGGCCGAATCGGAAGGCATCGTGCTCCGCTTCGGCAAGTACATTGATAAAGTTCCGTCCGGCTTGCATTCCAAACTTCCTTTCGGCATCGACAGCGTCGTCGCCGTGCCGACGCAGCGTCAGCAGAAGCTGGAATTCGGCTTCTCCACGCCGGGCTATACCAATCCCGACCAGCCGGGCACCGAAGCCGCGCTGGAAAAATCGATGGTCACCGGCGACCTCAATTCGGCCCTGGTCGAATGGATCGTGCAATACCGGATTACCGAGCCCGAAGTCTATCTTTTCGAGGTGCGCGAGCCCGGCCAAACCCTGCGCGATCTTTCCGAAGCCGTCATGCGGGAAGTGGTCGGCGACCGGACGGTCGATGAAATCATTACCATCGGCCGGCAGGAAATCGAGGATTCCGTGCTGTCCAGGATGCAGGAGCTGGCGCGGCGTTATCGGCTGGGCGTCACGATCAACCAGGTCCAGTTAAAGAACGTCAATCCACCGGTCCCGGTGCAGCCCTCGTTTAATGAAGTCAACCGCGCGCAGCAGGACCGGGAAAATCTGATCAATCTGGCGAACGGCGAATATAACAAGGCCGTGCCGAGGGCCCGGGGCGCCGCCGATCAGAAGATTCGCGAGGCCGAAGGCTACCGCTTCAAACGGATCAACGAAGCCGAAGGCGACGCCCGTGCGTTTACCACGGTGCTCGAACAATACGTCAAGGCGCCCGACGTCACCCGCACCCGCATCTATCTGGAAACGCTGGGCCAGGTGCTGCCCCAAGCAAGGCAGCAAATCATCGTCGACGACAAAGTCCAGCAGATTCTGCCCTTCCTCTCCTCTCCCTCCGACCTGCCGGTATCGCCGAAATGA